One window from the genome of Xenorhabdus bovienii SS-2004 encodes:
- a CDS encoding lysozyme, translating into MGQDGLDLLKGIESLRLKPYDDQTGKTVTKWTKGATIGYGKLIEKKDWDTYKDGITEDEAEELFKKTLAPFEKTVNDGITKEINQNQFDALTMFAYNIGAKGFNDSSVLKLVNDENAKTDYDTLDDAWKAWNKSQGKVNQGVINRRAAELKIYNEGVYERW; encoded by the coding sequence ATGGGACAAGATGGACTGGATTTATTAAAAGGTATCGAGTCATTGAGATTAAAACCTTATGATGACCAGACAGGGAAAACCGTCACCAAATGGACTAAAGGCGCTACAATTGGCTATGGTAAATTAATTGAGAAGAAAGACTGGGATACCTATAAAGACGGTATTACCGAAGATGAGGCTGAGGAGTTATTTAAAAAGACACTGGCACCTTTTGAGAAAACCGTTAATGACGGAATTACAAAAGAGATAAACCAGAATCAGTTTGATGCCTTAACCATGTTTGCATATAACATTGGTGCAAAAGGATTCAATGATTCATCTGTTCTAAAACTGGTAAATGATGAAAATGCCAAAACCGACTATGACACGCTGGATGATGCCTGGAAGGCTTGGAATAAATCGCAAGGCAAAGTTAATCAGGGCGTAATAAACAGACGCGCAGCTGAGTTAAAAATCTATAACGAAGGAGTTTATGAAAGATGGTAA